GCCGCCTGGTGCGCGTGGACCACATCGCCATGGCCAACCTCATCGCCGGCCGGCGGGTGGTGCCCGAACTGATTCAGCACGAAGCGACCCCGGCGAGGCTCGAGCGCGAGCTGCTCCCGCTCGTCGACGACACGGAGGAGCGACGCGCCGTGGTCGCGGGGCTGGGCGAAGTCCGCCGAGCGCTCGGTTCGGCGGGCGCGGCCCGCAGGGTGGCCGCGATCGCGGAGTCCCTGCTGTTCCCGTCACAGCGGGCGGCGGCGGGATGAGACAGGCCGTGGAGGCGGGACTGGGCTGGGTGTGGGGGGCGTCCACCCGGCCGGCGGCGGCGGCCGGGCTGGCTCTGCTGCCGCTGGAAATGGCCTTCGCGGCGGGGGTGGCGGTCCGCAACCACCGCTACGACGCCGGACGGTTGCCGATCCGGTCGGCCGAGGTGCCGGTGGTGTCGGTCGGAAACCTGGCGGTGGGGGGGAGCGGCAAGACGCCTGTGGCGGCCTGGCTGGCCGCCTGGTTCCTGCGGCGCGGCGTGACCCCCGGCATCGTGACCAACGGGTACGGGCTCGACGAGATGCTGCTGCACCGGCAATGGAATCCCGAGGCGCCGGTCGCCGCCGATGGCCATCGGGCGCGTGCCGCCGCCGTTGTCGTGGAACGGGGCGCGCAGGTGGTGATCCTCGACGACGGCTTTCAGCACCGGGCCCTGGCGCGTGATCTGGATCTGGTGCTGGTCGCGGCGGAGCACCCTGTACCGCTGCGGCTTCTGCCGCGGGGGCCTTACCGGGAACCGGAGAAGGCCCTGGCGCGCGCGGGGGGTGTGATCGTAACCCGCCGAGTCGCTAGTTTTGGCGCGGCCCGGCGCCGAGCCCGGGCGCTGGAAGCGATGCACCGGCGGCGCTGTGCCCTTGTGAGCCTCGCGTTCTCGCGATGGAGCGATGTCGCGGGGGCTCCGGCCTCCGCTCCGACGGGCTCGGCGCTGGTCTTGTCAGGCATTGCGCGCCCGTGGGAGTTTCACGGGTTGCTGCAGCGGGAAATCCCCGGCATGGAGTTGGAGCCGATGATCTTCAGCGACCACCACTGCTACTCCGCGGCGGACATGGCCGCCATCGCGCGCCGCGCGCGCGGGCGCCCCGTCGTGACCACCGCCAAGGATGCGGTGAAGCTGCCGCAGTTGGGCGAGCACGGGGTGGACGCGCGCGTCCTGCACCTTGAAGTCGTGGTCGAGAGGGGCCGGCGATGGCTGGAAGACGCACTCGGTGAGCTGCCGGGGATCGTGCCGCCCAGCCTCGCGGGAAGGAGCGCCCGGTGAACCTGGAGCTGCTCGTCGGCCATCCCTCCGGCTCCCGCCTGGTGGCCGACTACCTGACGCGGCGCCCCTCCGCCCTTGCCTTCTTCCAGGGCGACCCGACGCTTGCGGCCAGCTACACGGCCGCGGCCGAGGCGGTGGCGGCGCGCTTCGACCGCGCCGCCCGGGCCCGCGCCGTGGAGTGCGTCCACGCCCCCACGCCTGCGGTGCGGGCACGGCTGGATCGCCTGGTCGAGGAGGGTGGCTTCTTCGTCACCACCGGGCAGCAGCCCGGTCTCTTCACCGGCCCCCTGTACAGCGTCTACAAGGCGCTCACCGCGGTGCGACTGGCGGGCGCGCTGGAGGATGTCCTGGGAAGGCCCGTGATTCCCCTGTTCTGGGTGGCGTCCGAGGATCACGACTGGCGGGAGGTCGATCACACCTGGACCGTGAGCGTCTCCAACGAGCTGCGGCGCGTTGCACTCGCCGACGGTTCGGAGCGCGGGGACCGTCCCGTCCACCGCGTGCCGATGGGCGAAGCGATCGGGCCGGTGCTGGAGGAGTTTCTCTCGCTCTTTCCGGACAACGACTTCAAGCCCGCCTGCGCACGGCGTCTGCGTTCGGCGTACGCGCCCGGGAACTCGCTCGGCGAGGCCTTTACCCAGGTGCTCGCCGATTGGCTGGGGCCGCTGGGGATGGCCTTCGTCGACGCCTCTTCGCTCCCGCTCAAGCGCGCCTCGCGGAGGCTGTTCACGGCGGTGCTGGACGGCGCGACCGAGCAGGAGGCGCTGCTGGGCAGAACCGCGGACCGGCTGAGGGCGGCCGGGTACCACGTACAGGTTCCCATTCTCGACGGCGGGGTCAACCTGTTCTTCGAGGGAAGCTCGGGACGGGAGCGCGTGTACCGGAGCGGGGGCAACTTCCGGCTCAGGCACTCGCGCGAACTTCTTGCCCGCCGCCGGATCCTCGCCGAGTCGGATGCCGATCCCCGTGTGCTGAGCCCCAACGTTCTGCTCCGCCCCGTGGTCGAGGGCGCAGTGTTCCCGGTGGTATCCTACGTCGCCGGACCGGGAGAAATCGCCTACTTCGCACAGCTCCGGGACCTGTTCGACCTCTGCGGGATCCGCATGCCGGTAGTCCACCCCCGGTTCTCGGTTACGGTCATCGAACCCAAGATCCGCAAGGTCCTCGACAAGCTGGACCTGTCCCTTCAGGACCTGGCTCGACCCTTCGGCGAACTCGCCGGACGCGTCGTGCAGGACGACGTACCCGAGGGCGTCCGTCAGGCACTTGCGGACTTGCGCGGGGGTATCGGCAGGGGCGTGGAGGAGCTGAGTCGCGCGGCGGCCACGCTGGATCCCACTCTGAAGGGACCCGCGAAGCACGTGCGCACGGTGGCCTTCGACGCACTCGAACAAATGCGGAAGAAGATCATCCACAGCCTTAAGCGGGAGAAGCAGACGAAGCTCCGCCAGCTCGAGAAGGCTCAGGTGCACCTGTATCCCCGGGGAGGTCCGCAGGAACGATCGTTGAACGCCTGCTACTACCTGATACGCTACGGACGGGAATTCCTGGACGCGCTTCACGATCGTTTCTCAGTCCGGCTGGCCGGCGACGAGTCCCGCGCCGCGAACATCGCAGGTGTCGGGTCGCTCCGGGCCTGAGGCGGCGAATCGTTGTCAGGCTGGCTCCCCCAAACCTAGTTTCGGACCATGTTGCTCTGGCTACTCCTCCTCGTCCTGC
The genomic region above belongs to Gammaproteobacteria bacterium and contains:
- a CDS encoding tetraacyldisaccharide 4'-kinase; translated protein: MRQAVEAGLGWVWGASTRPAAAAGLALLPLEMAFAAGVAVRNHRYDAGRLPIRSAEVPVVSVGNLAVGGSGKTPVAAWLAAWFLRRGVTPGIVTNGYGLDEMLLHRQWNPEAPVAADGHRARAAAVVVERGAQVVILDDGFQHRALARDLDLVLVAAEHPVPLRLLPRGPYREPEKALARAGGVIVTRRVASFGAARRRARALEAMHRRRCALVSLAFSRWSDVAGAPASAPTGSALVLSGIARPWEFHGLLQREIPGMELEPMIFSDHHCYSAADMAAIARRARGRPVVTTAKDAVKLPQLGEHGVDARVLHLEVVVERGRRWLEDALGELPGIVPPSLAGRSAR
- the bshC gene encoding bacillithiol biosynthesis cysteine-adding enzyme BshC; amino-acid sequence: MNLELLVGHPSGSRLVADYLTRRPSALAFFQGDPTLAASYTAAAEAVAARFDRAARARAVECVHAPTPAVRARLDRLVEEGGFFVTTGQQPGLFTGPLYSVYKALTAVRLAGALEDVLGRPVIPLFWVASEDHDWREVDHTWTVSVSNELRRVALADGSERGDRPVHRVPMGEAIGPVLEEFLSLFPDNDFKPACARRLRSAYAPGNSLGEAFTQVLADWLGPLGMAFVDASSLPLKRASRRLFTAVLDGATEQEALLGRTADRLRAAGYHVQVPILDGGVNLFFEGSSGRERVYRSGGNFRLRHSRELLARRRILAESDADPRVLSPNVLLRPVVEGAVFPVVSYVAGPGEIAYFAQLRDLFDLCGIRMPVVHPRFSVTVIEPKIRKVLDKLDLSLQDLARPFGELAGRVVQDDVPEGVRQALADLRGGIGRGVEELSRAAATLDPTLKGPAKHVRTVAFDALEQMRKKIIHSLKREKQTKLRQLEKAQVHLYPRGGPQERSLNACYYLIRYGREFLDALHDRFSVRLAGDESRAANIAGVGSLRA